DNA sequence from the Pseudomonadota bacterium genome:
GTCATCGGACTCGATTACAATTTCGAGGCTTGCCGCCTGGCCGCCGGAAACGGGCTTGCGATCGTACGCGGCGATGTCTACGACCTGCCCTTCCGCCCGGCGGCCGCCGATCATATCGTCTGCTGCCAGTTCCTGAACCAGCAGCCGCACGCAAAGATCGAGCGGCTGATGACGGAGGCAAGCCGCGTGCTTCGCCCGAATGGGCGCTTCCTTCTTGTCTGGCGGAACGGAAGGTCGCTTCTTCACCGCCTCGCCCACTTTACTTTCCGCCTGCTCGACCGGGTGCGCGGCGAGCCAGATTTCCCGCAGGTTTTCCACGACCCGATGGAAGTGGCGCAGAAGGCGCGCGCGGCGGGATTCGCGATAGACTTCGCGGGCGTCACCTGCCCGCTGCTGCCTGGCGCCCCGCTTGCCGGGCAAGGCTTTCTCGGCCGGCTGGCCGGGGCCTCCTTCTTCCTCGTCCTGCGGAAGCCCAAGCACGGGGAAGGCTGACCGATGGCCGCGCTCACCGTCCGCCCGCTCGAGGAAAAGGACTTTCGCGCCTGGAACGCCTTCGTCGAACAAGCAAAAGACGGCACCTTTTTCCACCTGGCCGAATGGCAGAGGGTGCTTAAGCGCGCCTTCCGCCTGGACACCCACTACCTCTACGCGGCGTCGGGAAACGAAATCCGGGGCTTGCTTCCGCTCGCCCGGGTACGACGGCCGAATTTGCGTTTCGCCCTGGTCTCGACTCCCTGCTGCGTCTATGGCGGCGCCTTGGCGACCGACGCGGCAACGGCGACCGCCCTCGAAACCGCCGCCTGCGAACTTGCGGCCAAGCTCGGTGCCGACTACCTGGAGCTTCGCAATCTCACGCGCCGGCGAGCGGACTGGCCGACGAGCGGCCTTTACGCCACCTTCCGGCGCACCCTCGACGCCGAGCCCGAAAAAAACCTGCTTACCATCCCCCGCAAGGAACGGGCGGACATACGAAAAAGCCTGGAGGCCGGCCTGCGGAGCAAGGTTACCGAAGATGCGGGCCGTTTCTTCCCGCTCTATGCCCGGAGCACCCGCAACCTTGGCGCGCCGGCCTACCCGAAGCGCTACTTCGAGATCCTGCTTGAAACGTTCGGCGAGAAGGCCGAGATCCGGCTGGCTGTAAAGGGGGGGGACATTCTTTGCGGCGTGTTCAGTTTTTACTTCCGCGACCAGGTGCTCCCCTACTACGCCGGAAGCGTGCCGGCCGCCCGCGACATGAAAGCCTACCCCTTCCTGTACTGGGAGCTGATGCGCGCCGCCTGCGAGAAAGGCGTCCGTCTTTTTGATTTCGGCCGCAGCCTCCAAGGCAGCGGCGCCTTCGCCTTCAAGAAGAACTGGGGATTCGAGGCGGTTTCGCTTCCCTACCAATATCACCTGCTGCGGGCGCAGCGGATGCCCGAGATGAACCCGGCAGGCCCAGGCTACCGCACGCTTGCCGGACTATGGCGGCACCTGCCCTTGGCGGTCGCGAACCGCTTGGGTCCTTGCTTCGCGCCCTGGGTCAGCTAGGCCGAAAGAACGGCGCAGCGGCAAAGACCCCTTGCCGGATCTGTTCGGCGAAGGGGGGCGCGATTTCCCACTGCCGCGCCGGCCCGAACAGGGCCTCGAGCTTTTTCCAGGTGCGGGCGCGGTTGCACCAAAGGATCGCGCTGGCGAGAAAGCCCGCCCCCTTGATCCGGCAGAAGGGCTCCCCGACGTCGAAGTCGTAAGGGTGAAAGTAGGTCCATAGCGGTGTCCGCGAAGAAGCGCGCGCCACCGCCCGCTTCACCAGACCGAACGGCAAGTAACGCAAGTAGACGCCGCCAAGATAGGGAAAGACGAGGGGACCGAAGCGGGCGACCGGTGCTGGCAGTTCGAGGAGCCCGTTCGGCCAGCGGAAGGCCTCTTTGGGCGCCGCCGGAAAGCCGAAAAGCGGGCTTTTCGCCGGCAGCACGCTGGACGAATAGTCGAAGCCAAGCTCGCGCAAGCTGTCGAGCGCCCAAAGCGAACCTGGCGTCAGCGAAAAGACCGGCGCGCGGAAACCGATGACCGCCTTCCCGGTCAGGTCTTCGAGCAGCTTTTTGCCGGTTTCGGTTTCCTTGTGGAACTTCCCATGCGTTTGCTTCTCCAGCGGCACGTGATCGAAGGAATGGAAGGCGATCTCGTGGCCGAGGCTTGCGATGTCGCGAACAAGATCGGGGCTTTTCTCCGCCACCTCGCCTACGACGAAGACGGTGCCGGTGACCCCAAGGCGCGCGGTGGATTCGAAGACGCGGCGCGTGATATCCGGGTAGCGCATCGGAAGCCCCGCATCCGGCCGGTGATCCTCAAGATCGAAGGTGAAGGTCAGGCGGGACACGCCATCCGGCATCGGTCAGCCTCTCGAATATTTGCCCCGGAAATAGGCTTGAAAAACAACGTTTGGAAGCAAGCGCATGGCGTTGTTCCGCAGGGTCTCGCGCAGGCGGCTTCTTGGCACGTACCATTGCGCGGCGTGGCGCGTCGCGGTCTGTATAGCGGAGAGGACGGGCCGCGTCTCGGCCTCGTAACGCCGGAAGGCCTCTTCCGCCGGCAGCTCGACCAGCGCCTCGGCAAGCCGCGTGGCGCCCGTAAAGGCGGCAGAAGCGCCCCGCCCGGAAAAAAGCGTGAGACAGTGCGCAGCGTCACCGACGATGGCAAGGCGGCCGGCGCGCCAGCGGTCCATCTCGATCTGGCAAAGGGAGTCCATATAGATCGGGCGCCCCTCGGGGGCCAGGCGGAGGACTTCCCCCGCCAGCTCCGAACTTCCGGCGTAGGCTTTCCTCAGCCAGGCAAGCCGATCCTCGGGTCCGGGGGCCGCCTCGACGTCGGACGCCCAGACGAAGACGGCGCCAAGGCCGCGGGTTCGCGTGGTGAAAAGAACGAGGTAGCGATCCCGCTCCATGTGGGTCTCGAATTTCCGCTCCATCCCCAAAAAATTCGGCAACGGAAAGGCGGCCGCCATAAGCCCCAGGCGATGCCGGCGAATGGTTGCGGGCGGAAAGCCAAGCTCGCGAACGGCGGAATGGAGGCCGTCCGCCCCGATAACGGCGTCGAATTCTTCCGCCCGGCCGTCGCTGAACGCAACCTGGACGCGGCTTTCTTTCTGAGCGATCCGGGTCGCGCTGACGCCGCAGCGGATCTCAACGAGATCCTTGGCGGCCTCGTAAAGAACGGCCTCGAGATCGTCCCGCGAGATCTGAACGATGCGCAGACCCCGAAAAAGCCTTTCATAATCGAGGGCAAGCAAGGTGCGGCCGGTGCGATCATGGTAGCTCGACGCGGTGATGCCGATCCGCCTGGCCTCAAGCGCCGGCAGAAGGCCGAGCGTCTCGGCCGCCTGGTGGGCACGATGGGAAAGCGAGATGAGGTAGCCTTCCGCCCGCACCTCGGGGGACCGTTCGACGACGACTGGGCGAAAGCCTTTCCGGCCGAGCAAGATCGCGGCGGCAAGCCCGGCAACACCGGCGCCCGAGATCAAGATGCGGCTTTCCTTCTCCATGTCGTTCCCTCCCATTCGGAGCCAGCGATTTCAGCCACAGTTCGGCAGGGAAGTCGAGCCTTGAGGCGGCGGCCGCGTTTTTCGAGTGGCCCGCGCGGTGCCAAAGGCTATCTTGGGAATCTGGATTTAACCTTTTGGGGGAAAGGTCATGTTCCGTTTGTTTTACATCGCCTATGGGTTCGCCGCGTATCTCGCCTTCTTCGTCGTCATCCTCTATGCCATCGGTTTCGTTGGCAATTTCGCAGTTCCGAAGGGAATCGACGGCGGCGCGGGCGCTCCGCTTGCCGAGGCCATCCTCGTCAACCTGCTGCTGATGGGTCTTTTCGCTGTCCAGCACAGCGTCATGGCAAGACCCGGTTTCAAGCGGGCGTGGACGCGAATCGTCCCGGAACCGATCGAGCGCAGCACTTACGTCCTGCTTTCAAGCGCGGTGCTCGCCCTCCTCTTCTGGCAGTGGCGGCCGATGCCGGGCATCGTGTGGAGCGTCGAGGGGGGATGGGGCGAAACCCTTCTCTGGGTGTTCTACGCGGCAGGCTGGGGAATTGTCTTTCTTTCCTCTTTCATGATCGGTCATTTCGAGTTGTTCGGCCTCAAACAGGTTTACGCGCATGTGAAGAACCTCGCGCCGAAGAAGGCGGGTTTCATGACGCCGGGCTTCTATAGGCTCGTCCGCCACCCGCTGATGACGGGCTTCCTGGTCGCCTTCTGGGCGACGCCCGAGATGACCTGGGGGCATCTTCTCTTCGCCCTCGGCACGACCGGCTACATCCTGATCGCCCTGCAACTGGAAGAGCGCGATCTCACCGCCCATTTCGGCGACGAGTACCGCGGCTATAAAAAGCGCGTGCCGATGTTGATTCCCGGCCTCAAAGGCCGGCGGTAGCGAAAAAATTCAGGGGGAGGGACGGCCGCCCGGCGCGAGCGCGCGCCGGGCAAGCCCGAAAGTTCAAGAAAAGCTAGTTGTGCCTGGTCGCCGGCTTGTTGCCTTCAGCCGCCGTCTGCATGGGAACAATCTTGTCCGAATTCGTCACGCCCGAATTCGTCACGCCCGAATTCGTCACAAGAAGCGGGTACTCGAAGGTCGGGTTCTGCCGGCCCGTGTAAACGTACTGGCCTTCCTCGAGCACAATCTCATAAACCTCGTGATAGCCGGTCAGAAGTTCGCCCTGGGAGAAAAGCGGTTTCTTCGCCTTCTTGCCTTTATCGTTCAGCGCGTAAATTTCGAGACCGAGGGCGAAGGGAACGTTCGCGTTTTCGACTCGGAATTTATAAGTCCCGGGCTTTAGGACGAGGGTCTTGATGTTCGGAAGACGCACGTTCTCGGTCTTGCGGTTTTCCCGCGGGCAATCGCGCGGAAAGGTCACGGCGATGTCTTGGGCCTTGCCTTCCGGCTCAACGAACTGGCACCCGCTCCCGGTAAGGTTGATCGTTCCGTCTTCGGAAACGCCAAGCGGTTTTACCATCACGATCCGAACGTCCGCCGGGCGGTAATTGTCCTTGGACAAGTCCTTGGCCGACGCAGGGTTGGCCGTCAATGCCAAGCCGATCCCAACCGCGCCGGCGGCAAGAAAAGCAAGAAAACGTGACGGTGTATTGCGCATTGTTTGCTCCATCGCAGACCCCCTCCCCTTACTCTGCCACATTGTATGATTTATATGGCGAGAAGCGGGAGATCAGCTAGTAACAGAATTTCACAAGATTGTGTGAAGGCCCCAAAACGTTCCGCCATAGATAGGGGCACCCGTGAGCCAAAACAAGGGGGAAGCAAAAAAGCCAGGCTGGCGATGGGGATGCCGACCGGCGGATTTGAACCACCGGCACGCGGATTTTCCATTCTGAGAATCCGGGTCTCCGAACGCCCACGCCCTTCACCTGCCTGCCCTTCTGCTATCCCAAAGACGCCGCATGCCCTGACTTCAATAGGATTTTTGTGTTAACCAATGATGCGGGATATGATTTTCCAGTGGAAGTTCGGCGAGAATCCCCAAGCTAGAACGTGAAGGTTTCTTCGACGGACAGAGTTTTGGGAGGAACAGGCCCCGCCGCGGTCAGGATGTTTATAGGACAGGACCGGCGCATGCCTTGGTCAGCGCCAGCAGGCCACCCGCACGGTGAAATCCCGCGCGGCAGCCCCAATCTGGCTTGGCGAGAGCTCTTTGTCCTTCCGCCGAAACTCTGGCAAGATTCCGTTTTCTGCGAAGAATAACCGTATGGCGGTTATTTTAGTTGCAAAATTTGCACCTTGGGGAACGCTGCTGCCTGCGATCCTCGCAACAAGCCTCGAGATGGCGACCCCAGCGACGCGGCCCCAAGCGTCGAGAACGGGACTACCGCTCGAGCCAAAGTCCACCCCCGCGCTCATCTGGAACTGATCGGTGTTGTCACCAATCCCTGAAAGCGCGGCCACATAGCCGACGCTTAGATTGCCTTCGCTTGACAACGTACCCGCAAGCGGAAACCCGTAGGTCACCACACGTTCGCCTATGTCAAGGCTGGCATCATCCGCGAACGGCGCGATGGTTCCTGGAACGAAATCCGTCTTCAAAAGGGCTAGATCGGCTGACGGATCTGACCGAAGCCGCTCCGCCAGACGTCCCCCCCCCCCCCCGACCGGGGATCGCAACTGTGACATGGTCACAGTTCTCGAGAAGATGTGCCGCAGTTAGAATATGCCCCTTGCGAGTCACAAAGAAGCCTGATCCCGATGCGAACTGCACACTTTCCATGTTAAGCGACGCGCCGAAACGGCCCGCCACCGGATCTTCCTGGAAGGAGAGAATGTAGCTAACAAGATTTTCCAGAACTTCCGGCGAGAACTGGAAGTTGGGCATTTCAGAATGTGGGTAAGTGATCCAGTCGCTTAAATACTGACGCGAGTATTTAAGGTTACGTCCGATCTCCATGAATGGTGGGGCAGGCGACTTGGGCGGAAATTCCGGGGCGATCTGGTGACAGGCAGCGCACCACAGCGCCGCCGTCTTCTCACCGAGTGCGGGATCACCTCCCGCCAGCACTGCCGGGGCACTTACAAACGATAAGAAGCAAAATATCACCACCAGTTTCAGAGAGCGGCACCAATAGGTTGAGCCAACATCCATGGTGAATATGCTCCATTGTCTTTGTTACCTACGTTACTCTCTGTAATCTGTTCTGGCTTTTTTTTATTAACGAAAATACTTAGTTCGGCCCCTGCCCGGTGGCTTGTCTGCACATGCCGTAGGAGAGGCTAGGCGTCGGGGTCCCCAAAAGCCACCCCCGCCTGCCGCTTGATACCCCCTTGCTCTTTTGGCCAGGATTTTTGTCCTAGTCTATCTGGCCTTGGCTTAAGTCAAATGGTGGGTATTTCCGCAGCAGGCCGTGTCACGCTTTTAGCCTAGAAAATCAGAAAAACGTAACCCCGGCGTAACCCCGATTCAGAAGTCAGCAAGAAACTATTATCTAGCTAATTGAAAAAGTGGTGCCCAGGGGCGGATTTGAACCACCGACACGCGGATTTTCAGTCCGCTGCTCTACCAACTGAGCTACCTGGGCGAATCTCAAGCTTTCCTGCGGGCTTATAGGGAAAAAGGCGGAACCTGTCCAGCCGCCCTCTTAGCCGTCTTCCCCCACCCCTTCCTCCGGCTCGGCCAGCGCCGGCCTTTCCTCCGTCGGGATGCGATAGTCCCCCTTAAGCCAACGGCCGAGATCCTGATCGGCGCAGGCCTTCGCGCAGAAAGGCTGATATTTTTCGGAAGCCGGCTTGCCGCAGATCGGGCAGCGCAGGGCCTTATCAACCTTCGCCACGGCCCAACCCCTTCAAGAGCGCCGCCGCCTCGAAAAGCGGGAGACCCACGACATTCGTGTAGGACCCCCGCAAGGCGCGCACGAAAAGGGCGGCGCGGCCCTGGATGGCATAGCCGCCCGCCTTGTCCGCCCACTCCTTGCTTTCGAGGTAGGCCTGGATTTCCGCCTCCGTCAGCCGCTTGAAGGCGACGTGGGTTTCAACCACGCGGCTGCGTGCCTCGCCGGAAGGTGAAATCACGCAAACCCCGCCATAGACCCGGTGCCGCCGGCCGGAAAGGAGGCCGAGGCAACGCTTGGCCGTGTCCGTGTCCTCCGCCTTCGGCAGCACGCGCCTTCCCACCGCGACGACGGTGTCGGCGGCAAGCACGAAGGCGCCCTTGTGGTGAGGCGCCACCGCCCTTGCCTTCGCTTCCGCAAGTCTTCGCGCGAGAGCGGCCGGCTTCTCATCCTTGAGCGGCGCTTCCGAGACGTGAGGCGCTTCGACGGCGTCCGGCTCAATCCCCGCCTGACGGAGAAGCGCAAGACGGCGGGGCGAGGCGGAGGCAAGCACGAAGGGGGGGCGAGCCATATACGGGGCGCGCTATTTGAAACGGAAAGTGATGCGGCCTTTCGTCAGGTCGTAGGGCGTCATCTCGACCGTCACCTGGTCGCCGGCCAACACCCGGATGCGGTGCTTCCGCATCTTGCCCGCCGTGTGGGCGAGCACTTCGTGACCGTTTTCAAGCCGCACGCGAAACATGGCGTTCGGCAGAAGCTCGATCACCGTACCGTTGAATTCTAAAGGTTCTTCTTTCGCCATACCGTCCTTCTTCAAGTTCCCTTCTTCAAGCCTTCCCGAAAAGGCCCCCGATGAAACGGCGCGGGCCACCCGCACGTCAAGGAGTTTCTTGAGTTTTCCGCCCTTCCACCACGGCGGGCGCCGCCAGCGCCTGAAAACGAAGTTTAATACGCTCCAAAAGCTCGTCCCGCACCTCGCGGTAGACCTTTAGCCTTTCCTCGCGGTTGCCGTCCACAAAAGAGGGGTCCAGCGTCTTCCAGAATTCGACATCGGCGGCCATCGTCCGCGTCATCTCGACCGCCTTGTGCTGCGCCTCCGGCGAAAGCGAGATCACGATATCAAAATAGGTATCTTCCAGGTCCTCGAACGCTTTTGGGCGGTGGCGACTGACATTGATGCCGATCTCGTCCATCACGGCAACCGCGAAGGGATCCAGTTGGCCCGCACGCACGCCGACCGAATCGACATAGATGCGATCCCCGAAGAGATGCTTCAGCATGCCTTCCGCCATCGGCGAGCGAATGGCGTTGTTGGTGCAGGCAAAGAGCACGCTGCCGGGAATATCTCCCATTTAATTCCTTAAGTGCAGGATGCAGACGAGGGTGAAAAGCCGCCGCGATGTGTTGTCGTCCATGGCGACCTTGTCGGCGAGACGGGTTTGCAAAAGCGTCGCGCCTTCGTCGTGAAGGCCGCGGCGGCCCATGTCGATCGCCTCGATCTGGGAAGAAGTCGCCGACTTCTTGATGGCCGCGTAGTAGCTGTCGCAGACGGTGAAGTAGTCGCGGATCAACCTGCGGAAAGGGCTCATCGAAAGGATGATCTGCGCCAGCGTTTCCCCTTCCTTCGAGCGGACGTCGAAGCAAAGCCGGTTCTCGGAAATCGAAAGGTGCAGGTGGTAGGGGCCGGCCGGCGCCCCCACCGGCACGAAGTGATTCGCTTCGAGCAGATCGAAGATGGCGACTTTTCGCTCGTGTTCGATCTCCGGCGACCAACGAACGATCGAACGTTCGTCGAGGGTGACTTCTACGATGTGCTGGGTGGAGGTGGACACCGGCCCTTCCCTCTAGCTGCCCTTCTTGGCAAGGCGAAGCGCCACGGAAAGCGCATGGGCATCGAACCCTTCCGCACGCGCCAGCGTTTCGGCGGCGGGGCCGACCGCGGCAAGCCCTGCCTGGCCGCACGCCACGATTGAGCTTCGTTTCAGGAAGTCGAGGACCCCCAGACCGGAAGCAAACCGCGCGCTTCGCGCCGTCGGCAGCACGTGGCTGGGGCCGGCCACGTAATCGCCGATCGCCTCGGGCGTCGTACGACCCAGGAAAATGGCGCCGGCGTTTCGCACCCGGGCGGCAATGGCGTCCGCGCGATCCGTCGCAAGCTCAAGGTGTTCGGGTGCCATCGCGTCGATCAGGGGAATGGCGTCCTCGAGCTCCTCGACGAGGATGATCGCCCCGTTCTTCTCCCAGCTTTCCCGCGCGATCCCGGCTCGGGAAAGACCGGTCAGCGCTTTCCCGACCGCTTTTTCCACCCGGCCGGCGAAAGCGATATCGTCGGTGATCAGGATGGCCTGAGCCGAGATGTCGTGCTCGGCCTGGGAAAGCAGGTCGGCGGCGATCCAGGCCGGGTCGTTTTCACCGTCGGCGAGGACCAGAATCTCGGAAGGGCCCGCCACCATGTCGATGCCGACCTCGCCGAACAGCTGGCGCTTCGCCGCCGCCACGTAGGCGTTGCCGGGGCCGACGATTTTGTCGACAACCGGCACGGTTTCCGTGCCGAAAGCGAGGGCCGCTATCGCCTGAGCGCCGCCCAGCCGATAGACCTCGCTGACGCCTGCGATCTCGGCGGCCGCCAGCAGAAGCGGGTTAAGCGCGCCCTCCGGCGTCGGCACCACCATCACGATGCGCTCGACACCCGCGACGCGGGCCGGGATTGCGTTCATCAAGACCGTGCTCGGGTAGATGGCGGTGCCGCCGGGCACGTAGATGCCGACGGTCTCGAGCGGGCGGAAGCGAAAGCCCAGCCGCAAGCCGGCCTCGTCCTTGTACTCCAGGTCTTTCGGCAATTGGCGGCGGTGGTAAGCCGCGATCCGGGTGGCGGCAAGCGTAAGCGCTTCCCGCACGTCGGGGGCAACCTCCGCCCTCGCCCGCACGAACGCCGCCTCGGCTATCTGGAAGTCCTTAGGCGAAAGGGTGAACCGATCGAAACGCTTCGTATAATCGATGAGCGCCTGATCGCCGCGCTTTCGCACGTCCTCGATGATCGCGGCCACTTCCGCGTTGACGTTCCGGTCCGCTTCGCGTTTGGCGTCCAGAAGCGCGCGGAAGGCAGCCTCGAAATCGGCCGCCTTCGCGTCAAGAAACCGCGGCATCAACCATCTCCCGGAAGCGGTCCAGCCACGCTGCGATTTCGTGTGTCCGCGTCTTCAGCGCCGTCCGGTTGACGGCAAGCCTTGAGGTGATGTCGGCGATCTTCTCGACTTCGACAAGGCCGTTCTCGCGGAGCGTCCGGCCGGTCGAGACGAGGTCCACGATCCGCTCGCAAAGGCCCATCGAGGGGGCGAGCTCCATGGCGCCGTTCAGCTTGATGCATTCCGCCTGCACGCCGCGGGCGGCGAAGTGCCGGCGCGTCAGCGAGGGGTATTTCGTGGCGACGCGAACGTGCGACCAGCGCGCGGGGTTGTCCTTCATGCCGAGCTCCTCCGGCTCGGCAACGACGAGCCGGCAGCGCCCGATCCCCAAGTTGAGCGGCGCGTAGATCTCGGAATAGTCGAATTCCATCAGGACGTCGTTGCCGACGATGCCGAGCTGGGCGGCGCCGAAGGCGACGAAGGTGGCCACGTCGAAGCTGCGAACCTGAATGAGGTCGAGGCCGGGGTCGTTCGTCGCAAAGCGAAGCTGGCGCGACGCCGGGTCGCGGAAGGCCGGTTCCGGCTCGACGCCGAGGCGCAGAAGCAGCGGCAGGGCCTCCTCCTGAAGGCGGCCCTTCGGCAACGCTAGTACGATTTTCTTCACCCCGGGCAAGGTTCCCTCCTTTGCCGCTGGCACCTATAGCACAAGGCCGTCTTGGCGGCCTATGCCCCCGATGACCACCGGTTTCTAGTGCTTCAGGCGCTCGATCCTGGCGCCGCAGGCGGCAAGCTTCTCTTCGAAGCGCTCATAACCGCGATCCAGATGGTAGACCCGGTGGACGATCGTCTCCCCCTCCGCGACGAGGCCAGCCAGCACGAGCGAGACGGAGGCGCGCAGGTCCGTCGCCATCACTTCCGCCCCCACCAGCTTCTCCACCCCCCGCACCATGGCGGAGGCGCCATGCACGGTGATGTTGGCGCCCATCCGGTTGAGCTCGGGCACGTGCATGAAACGGTTCTCAAAGATGGTCTCCGTAATCATACAGGCGCTCTTCGCCGTCGACATAAGGGCCATCATCTGCGCCTGCATGTCGGTGGGAAAGCCGGGGAAGGGTTCCGTCATCACGTCGACGCCGACGAGGTCGGCGTTTCGCCGGTGCACACGAAGGCCGCCCGGCGCCTCTTCGAGCGTGACGCCGGCTTCCGTTAAACTCTCGGCCATGGCGCCGATGAGATCGCGGCGGGCCCCTTCCAGCAAGAGATCGCCGCCCGTGATCGCCGCCGCCATCGCGTAAGTCCCCGTTTCGATGCGGTCGGGAACGACGGCATGGGAAGCGCCGTGGAGGCGATCCACGCCTTGGACGCGGATGGTGTCCGTGCCTGCCCCTTCGATCTTGGCCCCCATGCCCTTGAGACAGGCCGCAAGATCGACGACCTCTGGCTCACGCGCCGCGTTGGCAAGTTCCGTCTCGCCCTTGGCGAGGGCGGCCGCCATCAGGAGGTTCTCCGTTGCCCCCACCGAAACAAAAGGAAAGACAACCTTGGCGCCACGCAGCCCCCTGGCGGCACGCGCATGGATATAGCCCTCCGCCAGCTCGATCTCGGCGCCCATCTGTTGCAGACCCTTGAGGTGCAAATCGACCGGCCGCGTCCCGATGGCGCAGCCGCCGGGAAGCGAGACTTCCGCCTTGCCTTCCCTGGCGAGCAGCGGCCCGAGCACGAGAACGGAGGCACGCATCTTCCGG
Encoded proteins:
- the murA gene encoding UDP-N-acetylglucosamine 1-carboxyvinyltransferase: MDRIRIQGGGRLEGRVPIGGAKNAALPLMAAALLSDERLTLSNLPHLVDIVTLANLLAQHGVAIHMLGDEANEGHAGRVLSLRAENITSTTAPYELVRKMRASVLVLGPLLAREGKAEVSLPGGCAIGTRPVDLHLKGLQQMGAEIELAEGYIHARAARGLRGAKVVFPFVSVGATENLLMAAALAKGETELANAAREPEVVDLAACLKGMGAKIEGAGTDTIRVQGVDRLHGASHAVVPDRIETGTYAMAAAITGGDLLLEGARRDLIGAMAESLTEAGVTLEEAPGGLRVHRRNADLVGVDVMTEPFPGFPTDMQAQMMALMSTAKSACMITETIFENRFMHVPELNRMGANITVHGASAMVRGVEKLVGAEVMATDLRASVSLVLAGLVAEGETIVHRVYHLDRGYERFEEKLAACGARIERLKH